A window of Lusitaniella coriacea LEGE 07157 genomic DNA:
GTTTGGTGCGTGGCTTGGACTACTACACCCACACCGCTTTTGAGATTCAATCGGACGATTTGGGGGCGCAAGCGACGGTTTGTGGTGGCGGTCGTTACGATGGGTTGGTCGAACAACTCGGTGGTGCGAGTACCCCGGCTGTGGGGTGGGCGTTGGGGATGGAACGCTTGATCCTCCTGCTGCAACAACTCCAAATGGCTTCCCCATCCCATCCCGATTTTTACGTTATTTCTAAGGGCGATCGCGCTCAAAATTCCGCTCTAATTTTGACACAAAAGCTTCGCGCTCTGGGCTTTCGGGTTGAATTCGACTTGAGTGGCAGTGCCTTTGGCAAACAGTTTAAACGCGCCGACCGCAGCAATGCAACCGCTTGTTTAGTTTTGGGGGAAGCGGAGATCGAAAGTGGCACGGTCAAACTAAAATGGATGGCAACTCAAGAAGAAGACGCGATCGCGCAATCTCAACTTCTTGCTATGAGCGACGAACTGCGTCAAAGAATGGTACGTTGACGGATTGCCGTTAGCGACCGTCGATCGTTATATCATTCATCACGATTATGAAGTCCTGGGAATTTCTCATCCAAAAGAAAGGTACTGACTCCTGGCTCGCCTTGAGAACGCAGAAGCTGAAACTAACAGCAGGAGAATATCGGCTGGTCGCGCGATCGCACCGTCCCAATGTCGATGTAGAAATTCGCGTCACCCACCAAACTCTAGACGAAACCAATCCCAAACGGCGATCGCAAAAGCGTTTGGCTCGCACCAATGGCGATGGGTTAATTGCTCTGGTTCCCTTCATTCCTTTTCAACCGGGTTTGTGGCAAATTCGCTGTTCCTGCGATTTAATGTCTGAACTTCTGGGAAAACCCTGGTCTGAGGTCATTCAATTTCACGTTTCTCCTCAAGTCGCGCGATCGGAAATCATAAGCGACACAACGCCAATATCAGAAGAATTAACGGCTGAGTCTCCCGCACCAGAAGAAGTCGAGCAACGTCCTGCGATTGAAATCCCAGCGATAGTCGAGCAACCTAAAGAGATTGTTGTAGAGTCTCCAGAAGAAGAATTTCCCGCCGAAGAAGTGGTTGTCGAATCTTCAGAAGAAGAAACTCAAACAGAAACAGAGGAAATCTTCGATCTCAACTCTCTCCTCGATCGCTCGATCCAAAACCTAGAACACATTCTTCAACAGGCGAATTGCGCTCCTCCCCAAGAAACCACCGCTTCAGACCCGCCTCCTCTAACCCCCGAATCTCAAGAGGAGCAGGACTCAGAAAGTACCATCGAACTGCCCTTGCGCCTGAGTTTGTACCACGATAACTTTGTCCGCTACCAAGATGAACCGATCCTAATTTCCGGACAAGTAGACGCGCTCAATCCAGAATTCGACGATTTACAGGCAATCTTTACGGATTTAGGGGGAACATCGGCATGGTTGGTATTGTATTACCATTTGCGCGACCCGCAATCTGCGGGGGGGAACGCCGCAGGGAACGAACTCGACAAGCTTCCCAGGCAAGTGCTATTTGACAGCCGACAGAAGGATGGCGATACAACCCTTCCCAAAATTTTTGGCTACCATCTCGAAATTCCCGAAGCGTACCGCAATCCCTTGATTTTGGGGAAAGTGACCCTTGAAGTTTGGTGGCAGCGCGATCTCGACGAGCGTCCCTCAAAGATCGTTCTCGCCGATCTACCGTTTACCATCGCCGCCGCAGTGGACGAGCTTCTAGAAGTTGCCTTCGCCAGTAATATAGCTCCCCCCCTTGAAACCGAAACTCCCCCAGAACCGTCTGTCACCCCAGCTTCTTTTAATACCGATTTTCTCGATCTGATCGAGAAACCCCCGGCGACTCATTCCGAATCCGCGATCGCGTCCCCAAAATTTTTCCGCGTTACACCGCGCCCCACTCCGTCGCAGAACAGTCTAAAATCCCTACAACTGCCGAATTTCTCCTCCTCCGCCAAACAAGAAACTCCTTCGCCATTGCAACCAGAAGAAATTCCTCAAAATCCAGAATCGCCACCCATCTCCGAGGATTTAGTCGAGCCTTTGCCTTCTGACAGGGAAGAACCAATCGCATCTACTGCTGTCCCCGAACAAATCGCTCCCCTCGATCTCGAAGAAGCACCTTCCCCCATCGAACAACCAACAGAACCTCCCATCGAACCTTTGGAAGCAAATCCAGAGTTTCAAGCCTTACGTTTGGAAGAACGGTTTTGGTCGCGAATGAATTCCCTAGCGGAGGAAGCATCTTCTTTTTCCTTGGACTCATCGGGAGAAGTTATCCCACAAGCATCGCAGTCTCGCTCGTCGGAGTTAGAGAGTGATAGCGTACCTCCATCGGAGGAAATGTTGGAAGGGGATGAACCGATTCCTCAAGTAACGCTCCCGTTAGATTCACCTGCGGAGACAATTGCAGATGTCCCCCTAATGGGTTCGCCATCTGATGAGGAGGAATTGGAAATAATTTTTGAGGATGAATGGACGGCGATAGAACCGGAAACAACCGAACCCAAGGAGCCGCCAGCCGATCGCGCGATCGATTGGACGAGTCAAGAAATTGTCGTAGACGATGATGAAGAACTGCCTCCCTCGCCATCCATTCGGCAAGATGCTTCTGGATTGCCTTACCCCAAAGCAGTCAAAGACTTTTCCTCGAAAGGAGCGGCTGCCGCTCAACCCGATCCCGACGCTGTGGTGCCAACACCAATCCTACAGGTGCATTCGGGAGAGTTAGTTGCCGGAGAACCCGTAGCGGTCAGAATTAAACTTCCGTCTTATTCCAATGCGGTTTATGTCAAATTGTGGATTCAAGATTGCCACACTCACTACATTATGGAAGGTCCCCGCGCCTTGGTGGACTTTACGGTGAACGCCGAAGGAGAATTGGAAACCCTAACCCAGTCGATCGTTCCCCAAGGGACTTTGGAAATTCAATTTGAGGCGATCGCGATCGATGTGGAAAGCCAGCGTGAAAGTCGCAAAGCTGCGGTCATTCGGAAGGTTATTCCACCGGATCTTCCCAACGTTTCCCTACAAAATTTCTGATGCTATCCTGTCTTTTTAAGAAGAACCCATCCAGCCTCTCAAATTCGTAAGTGTTAACATAGCTTGTGCAAGAGGGTTGGTCATAGACTCTCCAGCCTCTCTAAGTATTTTGAAAGCTTGTTGAGTATTATCCGTTAAGTTTGTTAAATTCTCTTCTGCATTTTCAATAATTGATTCTTTATCCTCTTCTGGTAGAGTAATTTGATCGAGCTTACCAATCGCTTCTTGTAGCTTAGGTTTAACATCATTAATCAGTTGCACGACTTCGTTAAACTCCTGTTTGCTCATTGATTTATTATGTGCAACCTGATTCCTCCTTTGATACAACTTTTCCCAACGCTTGCTCAAATACTCGCTCTCACAATCAACTAAAGCAGAAAAGTATCGTTCCCAATTTGACTTAGGGACAAAAGACTTTAATTCATCCAAGCTTAAGTCTTCTAGCCTACTGACAGTTTTTATTTTTTCAGCAAGGTTTTTCGCGCTGATTGAGGTGTATTCTTTAAATAAAAAGTTTGAAAGCTGTATGAAATCCGCTTCATAGATATGATTGTGGCTATTCTTAGAGCTTTTATGACGGATAGAATCAATGACTTCTTGCGGACTCGCTTCCTTGAACCAAGATAAACCCACGTTAGTTAGCATAAACTTTGTAATGAGCTTACGCATGATGTTTTCAATTTCGTGAATCAAAGGATAAGCTTGATTCGTATAATAGTAACTCAAGTCATCCCATAAAATTTGAACTTGTTGACTACTTGCTTTGAATAATAGCGCCCTAATATTTTTTAGAAATCTTTCAAATTTTTCAATTTCACTCTTGTTATCACTTGTCAACTTAATATGAAAGTATCTTTGATTTTCGGTAGCGATATCCCCCATTTGAACTTCATATCCGATCTTCAGAGAATCGTATTCAATACAGTTATCGTAAACTGTAATTTCTTCAGACGACTTCAAAAAGTTATTCAGAGAATTTATACTATTGCAAAACACTTCTTTACGATCGACAGCGATCAAAAATTCAACCTTAAAGCTTTGCATACAAAAATCCTCATTCATATCAGCTTTCCGGAATTATAAATTAGCAAAAGAACCGCCAACCAAGATTGACAGTTCTTTTGTAGATTAAAGGCTCGGTACAGTTGCTCCTAAAATAGCGCACATTTAGCAAAGGCAAAATTCAGGAGCGATTTTGGTCGAACTTCTTACATTGAAGAACCAACACCAGCGTATGCGCCGTAGAAGAAAAGACCAACGACTGTAAGAATGCCCGTGCCAGCGACTACGGCAACAAGCCACAAGGGAATACGCCCATCTGCAAACATAGTTTTTTATAACCTCCTAATTGCTCCCAATACAGAAATAAAAGCCAGTTAGTTAAAGAAATAACTGGAAAACAAAATACCCAGAACGAAAATGAGCAGTAAACCCAAGAACAAAGAGGTTCGATTGAGTTCAACAGGCTGCCGATTTGGATTTGGGGTACGATCCATTCTTCCTCCCTATCTTTGGATAAACTGCATGGCCGCGATCGCGCCCAAAAAGAATACACTGGGTACGCCCAAGGTGTGAACAGCCAGCCATCTGACTGTGAAAATGGGGTACGAAACAGGCTGATTGCCTGGATTTCTACTCGTCATAGTTCTCCTTCTCGTTTCTTAAAACGTCTTACTTTTTAACAAACTCATCAATCTGAGATTTACTCTGATAGCGGTCTGTAACCAAGGGAACTTCTAGCCGATCTTGAGAGTAATACTCATTCGGACGAGGCGTTCCAAAAACATCATAAGCTAAACCCGTGCTAACAAATAGCCAGCCCGCGATAAATAACATCGGAATTGTGATGCTATGAATCACCCAGTAGCGAACACTGGTAATAATATCGGAAAACGGACGCTCTCCAGTTGAACCTGCCATCGGAATCTTCTCCTTTTTTTTTGAGACTATTAAAGACCCAGTTAATATGATACGGAATCAGACCTATCCCAACAAGGGTAAGCCTAATTTTAAGCTACTTTATCCTGGGATTTGTATGTGAGTAAAAAACCGCGATCTCCTAATACAAATCCGCGATCGCGACTGTTAAAGACAATTTTATAGAGATTGGAGGGAACATCCTCTACTTCTCTATCTTTTTGCCAGGTTTTTCCCTCATCAAAACTCACCAGAAGATTGCCGCTACCCCCAGACACCCAGATTTCCTCTGGCGTGCGATAGGCAACATCTAGCAATCCCCAACTGGTTCCAATTTCGGGGTACTGCGCTTCATCCCACGTTTCGGCATCTTCCGAACTGCCAAACTGAATTTGACCGCCTCGCGCGATCGACCATCGCCGACCGTCCTTGCCAAACCCCATATTCTGGAGTCGCCGGGAACTGGTGCGTTGGTGCGGAACCCAAGCTGTTTGACCGGGTTGCCAAGTGGAATAAAAGTTCCCCCGCGCAGAAACTGCAATATATTCCCCCTCAGCAGAGCGCGAAAGGTTACGAACCACTCCAACTGCCTCTTGAACCAAGGCTTTCCAGGTTTTTGCCCCATCTTCAGTTTTGTAAATTGCCCCGACATCTGTCGTCATTTCTGCCGAGTTGGGTGCGAGGGCTAAAATTGAATAGGGGGAACCCGGTAACTTGGAACTCAAAGAAATCCGCGACCAAGATTTTCCTCCATCAGTTGTATGGAGAAGGATTGAAGGCTGACCGACAATCCACCCTTCCTGACCAATGAAGCTGACTGAGGTAAATGTCACTTTTTCATCGCCCAGTTCGAGTTTCTGTTCTTGCCAGGTTTCGCCGCCATCTGCGGTTTCAAAAAGCGTTGCCTGACTCCCGACTAACCAGCCGACATTGGGGTTCTCGGTAAAGGCGACATCTAAAAGTCTTGCCTCTGTTGGCAGTTCTTGAGCGTTCCAGGGATTGTAGCTCGTGCTGGGGACGTTGCTACAACTCGCGCAAAAGAAGGCAACTGCCAATACAACTAAGATTTGTTTCAGTTTTCTCACAAATAAACTCATACCATCCGATCGCGGGTTCAGGAAATTCAGAGTCGAAACTCTGTTGATTGTTTTGGTTTAATGCAAACCGTAAAGACTGAGGAATAGCAAAAAGGCGACTGCTAAACTGCCAAAAATGAGTATGTTTTTTTGACCGGGTGTCAAGCGATTAACCCCTAAACCGTAGTTTAGATTTTCTTGGAATCCAGAGGGCGCACCGGTTGAACCGATATTTCGGAACTGTGCCTTGCGAACGCCACAGACCGGACAGTGCCAGTCAGTCGGTAAATCCTCAAAAAGGGTTCCTGACGGAATCTCGCTTTTGCTATCTCCCTTATCGGGTTCGTAGACGTAGCCGCAGCTTTTGCACTCATAACGAGCGGGGGCTTGTTCGGCTAGGGTTTTTTCTTGGGCTGGATCGCTCATTGCTGAGGAAAGCAAATATTAAAATCTTTGTT
This region includes:
- the psbF gene encoding cytochrome b559 subunit beta, with product MTSRNPGNQPVSYPIFTVRWLAVHTLGVPSVFFLGAIAAMQFIQR
- a CDS encoding rubredoxin, with the protein product MSDPAQEKTLAEQAPARYECKSCGYVYEPDKGDSKSEIPSGTLFEDLPTDWHCPVCGVRKAQFRNIGSTGAPSGFQENLNYGLGVNRLTPGQKNILIFGSLAVAFLLFLSLYGLH
- the psbE gene encoding cytochrome b559 subunit alpha, with amino-acid sequence MAGSTGERPFSDIITSVRYWVIHSITIPMLFIAGWLFVSTGLAYDVFGTPRPNEYYSQDRLEVPLVTDRYQSKSQIDEFVKK
- a CDS encoding photosynthesis system II assembly factor Ycf48, translated to MSLFVRKLKQILVVLAVAFFCASCSNVPSTSYNPWNAQELPTEARLLDVAFTENPNVGWLVGSQATLFETADGGETWQEQKLELGDEKVTFTSVSFIGQEGWIVGQPSILLHTTDGGKSWSRISLSSKLPGSPYSILALAPNSAEMTTDVGAIYKTEDGAKTWKALVQEAVGVVRNLSRSAEGEYIAVSARGNFYSTWQPGQTAWVPHQRTSSRRLQNMGFGKDGRRWSIARGGQIQFGSSEDAETWDEAQYPEIGTSWGLLDVAYRTPEEIWVSGGSGNLLVSFDEGKTWQKDREVEDVPSNLYKIVFNSRDRGFVLGDRGFLLTYKSQDKVA
- a CDS encoding HEPN domain-containing protein; protein product: MNEDFCMQSFKVEFLIAVDRKEVFCNSINSLNNFLKSSEEITVYDNCIEYDSLKIGYEVQMGDIATENQRYFHIKLTSDNKSEIEKFERFLKNIRALLFKASSQQVQILWDDLSYYYTNQAYPLIHEIENIMRKLITKFMLTNVGLSWFKEASPQEVIDSIRHKSSKNSHNHIYEADFIQLSNFLFKEYTSISAKNLAEKIKTVSRLEDLSLDELKSFVPKSNWERYFSALVDCESEYLSKRWEKLYQRRNQVAHNKSMSKQEFNEVVQLINDVKPKLQEAIGKLDQITLPEEDKESIIENAEENLTNLTDNTQQAFKILREAGESMTNPLAQAMLTLTNLRGWMGSS
- a CDS encoding photosystem II reaction center protein L gives rise to the protein MDRTPNPNRQPVELNRTSLFLGLLLIFVLGILFSSYFFN
- a CDS encoding photosystem II reaction center protein J; translation: MFADGRIPLWLVAVVAGTGILTVVGLFFYGAYAGVGSSM